The following nucleotide sequence is from Carassius carassius chromosome 16, fCarCar2.1, whole genome shotgun sequence.
atctgtatattaaaaaaagaaaaaaaagaaaagaaaattaatgcaaaaataatgtaacagtaatttttcataaaatgtaacaaagaaatgtaatcagttacttttTAAGAGAGTAATGCAATATAGTgacacattacttttaaaaataactttcactGGACACTTCAAGCACTCATTCACAGCTTTAACTACATAGCAGAGGGGGAGCAGCTATTCAACTCTGATTACTAAAGacacaattaatataaaatagtGTATAAGTACATAGTGTAAACTGCAGCATATGGCACTCCAGTCTGTTACTGTAGCAACATTTAACCACCCTAAACATAACATTGAACAAAGCAACGTGAATGGTCagagtaaaaatattaattttctctTTTAAATGTAGTGACATTAATGTGAACAAAATATACTGTTACCAACTTTGTTGTCATTGTACATTAAGAACTATTTTTGCACAATAGAACTCTTGCTGTATCATTTTTAATACTTACACAATTCTTTTTCACAGTCCTCCGCTTCATGTAACAGCAGCATATAGAAACAGATTGTTAAAACAGTATTAACCAACTAAAACAAACGTCTTAATCATTGTTAGATAATGTTAGCAAATGCATTACCTAACATACAAATGCAATACCGAAAATTAACTATAAGGTCTTTATTGTTAAGTGTCAATTATAATACTTATCACATTACAagtaaatattcatttatatattttatacttcagtgtcacatctatgatgtttttttattaaattcaactTACTCATTTGCTTTAGTTGTGTGGAGATCTCGGCTTCACGTCACAGCAGCACATAGAAACAGAAATGAGGAGATCATAAGGGAATGAACAGATAAACATCGGAAACACTGAGAAAATAATGTGATTCGTCATATTCTTCTATTAAAATTTTCATCATCTGCATGACTTTTTATTAATAACAAGTCATTTTGCCTCTACAATAATAGCTACAATAATAGGtctgtaaaaatatctaaatactaACTCGGATgcagtttttgaaaataaataaataaattagcctaAAAGTTTGCATCAAATAACATTGCCTGTCTCCTGTCCTGTCCTATTCTTTCCAATTTTGTCAATTTTATCACAAAATTCAaactataaatgtaattctgatgtTCTTTAATGTGTCAAGACAGATTGCAGTGAGGCGCACAAGTGAACCGATCATttcttcctctttactactagttatagcacaaaataaacatgcattaacatcagaagttattttaaaagaaacaaaacaatttacttaAATCACTTATTGTATCATGTCTCAGTGTTTTAACCAATGAAAAAAGAAGTCAATCAAAAAGGTTGTACATGTACATCCAATGTCATATGtagtttttattcagttttaggtgTAATACTTACACATTTGCTTTAGTTTTCCAGATATATCCACTTCATAtcacaacagaacaaagaaatagAAAAATTAGGAGATAACAAATATTTGtaagtcacacacacaccagataAAACTCAAGATAACAGAGCAAAGGACTATGACTTTATGCCAACTGCTGCTGAAATTACATATTTCTGTGAGCTTCAATAGTAGAAGAACAACACAACAGACACTgaaaatgattaatgattaatgcTCAACCCCTAATAATACAAAAAGACATAATCAACCACAGATCTAAATGTAGCTGTTGGAAATTTAGCCGTTTAAACAAATATTCAGTATTTAATTCAAACATATCAATGTCATACAGCTCAATACTGAACAATCACACAATTCATTAACTATTACACTAAATCAAATAGAAGGAgaacatgtataatatataactaATGACAATgaactttaggtactaatatgaacCTTTCAGGTATCAGTATGGAAAGTTTAGGAATAAAAGTGTGCCTTCTGAAAAAGTACCGCCCCAGTAGCAACTTCTGTACCTTTTTTTCCGAGTGTACACACATTCACTTTTCTGGTTCTATCAACTGTAATACTTACATGTTTCATTTAGTGTTTCAAAGATTTTTGCTTCATGTAACAGGAGCACATAGACAGAGAAATTAAGAGATTATATGTTAATGAACAGAAGAAAAAGTCAGAAACACTGAgataaaacaaatcaaattacTAAAcctatgtcattatttactcgccATCTTCTTCCAAACTTGTATGGCTAGATATcaaagagtaggggtgtaactGTACGTCTCAAATCACAGGCAAACTCCAATtggaagtgatcatccctatcACCTTGGGGTGGAGACTAGTTTGGAGTGAGTAgatcattcattaaaacagcaaCATCTGCTGACAGACACCATGTTGCCTTTCACGGGAACATGCCAGTTGAAGATGAGGAAATTGTCGCTCCCTCTGCCAAGTGGATTCCAAACGACTACATGATGGCACACACTTGCCCTGCTCACTCCAAACTAGTCTCCACTATAAGGTgatagggatgatcacttccatttggaGGTTGCCCGTGAAACGTACAGTACACGAtacacgtaccattacacccctattaAAGTGTCTTAATTCAGCTCTTTTCCATGCAGTAAGAGTTTATCATGACATTCAGAAAgatcaaaaataatatttgagaCACCAGAAATGTACAATAAATCTCCACATGACTTGTGAACTAGTCTTACTACTATGAAAGCTAAATATGCCGTTTAAGTGGTATTTACTGTTTATATCTACTGTCATGcaacaatgttatttttttctttcttgctgtATCATCTGTAATACTTACTCTTTTGatcattttgttcagttttcttGCGATgataaaaaaaagcacaaacagCTGCAGTCACCAGGAgaacaccaacaacaacaacaataatcacTGCTACAACACCTCCAGACAGACCTGGTTCTGTAATGATAAACAGAGATGGTCAttagtgtgaatgtgtgtctgaTATAAAGCTAACACTATTATATGTTTTGACTTGTGAAAGTTAGTGTATAATGTCTTTATACACTGAAGCTTTTCTATTTTAAAGGAAGGTTGGATTTTCTCGTGATCTGATCCTTTAAAGTCACAACATCTGAATTATTCACAGACAGCTGATAAACAACCATTATTTCAAAACACTTGAGTTACTCACCACTGACAGTAAGAGTGAATATCTTGTATAAAGTCTGTTTTTTGCTGCTGATTTTCACTGTATAGTGTCCAGAGTCTATGGTTCTGGTCTTTGTGATGATCAGGGATCCAGTCTGATCCaacttcagtctgtctctgaatctctcttcATCATAATATAATGGTGATCTCTTGGCCTCTATATCAGCTTTAGCTATGAGTTTTCCTTCTTCTCCAAACCTCCACACTATCAGCTCATCTCCTTGTATTTGAGGAACATGAaaagtgacagaatctccctccttCACTGACATAAGCTTCATTTCAGCTTCAGCTCCAGCAATAACAGATGGAGACTCTACAGGAGTCAcagacagaaaataaataaactgaacacTGTTACTGGAACTAGAATATGATGCTTTAAAGTTGATTAGTTCATCTTATGGTTACTACTTAAGGCATATGAGATTAATAAAAGTCAAAGTAAAAATAGGGTCAGTTTGAAAAGAAGAACAGTTACAGCTGGCTTACTAATTGAGTTGGACATGAGGCATCTAATTTTATATGACAGAGGAACTTTTTTGTTTATATCACTGCACTTGTGTTCAAAAGATAGAATTACAATATTTTCTCTATACA
It contains:
- the LOC132160272 gene encoding uncharacterized protein LOC132160272 isoform X3, which encodes MKSTYKIVLSLLIMCGVFGVETEEMKSVIEGDSVTLNPDLSKIQGMVLLLWRFGEKGSTIAQIDGNDILYEDYEVFRGRLLLDQTGSLTITNVRTNHSGLYKAEVSHNSGTSYIMFRVTVYESPSVIAGAEAEMKLMSVKEGDSVTFHVPQIQGDELIVWRFGEEGKLIAKADIEAKRSPLYYDEERFRDRLKLDQTGSLIITKTRTIDSGHYTVKISSKKQTLYKIFTLTVSEPGLSGGVVAVIIVVVVGVLLVTAAVCAFFYHRKKTEQNDQKTKIFETLNETLDISGKLKQMSEISTQLKQMTEDCEKELSEISEHHQTLKISENLKEMLDISEQLKQMSNDCEKKLSRISERLKQMSLTKKGETSEQETRTYYN